In the genome of Helicobacter sp. 11S03491-1, one region contains:
- a CDS encoding sodium:proton antiporter produces MKQWLFLMLFISIIWGYDEIKISNQQLDKLGIHIITVDNKTPSKGLPFNAYIDFNDKSSTTQSSSFDVIVTALYKREGESLKEGDVICEVSSIDLSNLYFELQNTQNKLKVAQDITKKDKELYQAGVISKREYQTSYLASQEMELKLKQIESTLSILGIDSHNPKGKYGFRVIAKDNGILSVAPIKTGEKIPAFTPYIRISRDSDLLARIKLPISISENVKKGAVVFDEYGKKIGVIQSVSVVLDKTSNTILATALLDKGDFRVGQMIDVYIDGIRPKDSIVIPSSTVIKNGKDYLVFLKTDEGFLPKAVKIIEERDNQFVINNKEIKIGDKIASGALIALKGIINNIGEE; encoded by the coding sequence ATGAAACAATGGTTATTTTTGATGTTATTTATTTCAATAATATGGGGATATGATGAAATAAAAATTTCAAACCAACAACTTGATAAGCTTGGTATTCATATTATCACAGTGGATAACAAAACTCCAAGCAAAGGACTTCCTTTTAATGCTTATATTGATTTTAATGACAAAAGCTCTACTACACAAAGCTCAAGTTTTGATGTTATTGTTACAGCGCTTTATAAACGTGAAGGAGAAAGTCTCAAAGAAGGAGATGTTATTTGTGAAGTCAGCTCTATTGATTTAAGTAATTTATATTTTGAACTCCAAAATACACAAAATAAACTCAAAGTAGCCCAAGATATTACCAAAAAAGATAAAGAACTTTATCAAGCAGGTGTTATTTCAAAAAGAGAATACCAAACAAGCTATTTGGCAAGTCAAGAAATGGAACTTAAACTCAAACAAATTGAATCTACTTTGAGTATTTTGGGGATTGACTCGCACAATCCAAAAGGGAAATATGGTTTTCGTGTTATTGCCAAAGATAATGGAATTTTATCTGTTGCTCCTATAAAAACAGGCGAAAAAATCCCCGCATTTACTCCTTATATCCGAATTTCACGCGATAGTGATTTGCTTGCTAGAATCAAACTTCCAATCAGTATTTCTGAAAATGTTAAAAAAGGTGCTGTTGTTTTTGATGAATATGGTAAAAAAATTGGAGTTATCCAATCTGTATCTGTTGTTCTTGATAAAACATCTAATACGATTTTGGCAACAGCACTTTTAGATAAGGGAGATTTTAGAGTAGGTCAGATGATTGATGTTTATATTGATGGGATAAGACCTAAGGACTCTATTGTCATTCCCTCAAGCACAGTTATCAAAAACGGCAAGGACTATTTAGTATTTCTCAAGACAGATGAAGGTTTTTTGCCAAAGGCTGTTAAAATTATCGAAGAAAGAGACAATCAATTTGTCATCAACAATAAAGAAATCAAAATTGGAGATAAAATAGCCTCCGGGGCATTGATTGCCCTTAAAGGCATTATCAATAATATAGGTGAAGAATAA
- a CDS encoding TolC family protein yields the protein MYRLKKCLLVCAFISGVNAQHISLEEFLKAVERNSIELIGNKAQYESLLEEQKTLMSWDYPYVETDVSIVKNSQGINQPQTTALLMLIPKLPWVSSMLAQSLHIKTIQYKKSYELSKNLTFIAAKRLYLTYVITKEKYDIYTKREDNYRSQLDIAKERLKAGSMSKKDYINFKNSYLESRLAKTNIQSILINLEKTLDTLLGILRPDSNGGNEIFLDQEEGVSVSGLDFDYIKLEEPALKQILDHSLYVEIIDLSAKDYQTNAKLANRDRLHAFEIGAGIENTNAATNLSLKLQIPLPITPKNTHLKRKYMALESGALGQSEVTKRNIVIKANSYRDQLTNKQKYIEIQKENIANKKLLMDMGKIAYDSQKIGLFEYLAYQNSYMDSLIGLADAKLDYIDTTALLEETLGETLTNIGEK from the coding sequence ATGTATAGATTGAAAAAATGCTTGTTAGTGTGCGCGTTTATAAGTGGGGTGAATGCACAACATATAAGCTTGGAAGAATTTCTTAAGGCGGTGGAGAGAAATTCAATTGAATTGATCGGGAATAAGGCGCAATATGAAAGTTTGCTTGAAGAACAAAAGACTTTGATGTCATGGGATTATCCCTATGTAGAGACAGATGTTTCTATAGTCAAGAATTCACAAGGGATAAATCAACCCCAAACAACAGCGCTTCTGATGCTAATCCCCAAATTGCCTTGGGTAAGTTCTATGCTTGCTCAAAGCCTTCATATCAAGACAATCCAGTATAAAAAAAGCTATGAATTGAGTAAAAATCTAACTTTTATTGCAGCCAAACGCCTTTATCTCACTTATGTCATCACAAAAGAAAAATATGATATTTACACAAAGCGTGAAGATAATTATCGATCTCAATTGGATATTGCAAAAGAGCGATTAAAAGCAGGCAGCATGTCTAAAAAAGATTATATTAATTTCAAAAATTCTTATCTGGAATCAAGACTTGCCAAGACAAATATCCAATCCATATTGATTAATCTGGAAAAAACCCTTGATACTTTGCTGGGTATTTTACGTCCGGATTCTAATGGGGGCAATGAGATTTTTTTAGATCAAGAGGAGGGTGTGAGTGTTTCGGGATTAGACTTTGATTATATCAAACTTGAAGAACCTGCTTTGAAACAAATCCTTGATCATTCTTTATACGTAGAAATTATTGATTTGAGTGCAAAAGATTATCAAACCAATGCCAAACTTGCCAATAGAGATAGGTTGCATGCCTTTGAGATTGGAGCGGGGATTGAAAATACCAATGCAGCTACAAATCTTTCCTTGAAGTTACAAATACCTTTGCCTATCACACCTAAAAATACTCATTTAAAGAGAAAATATATGGCACTTGAGAGCGGGGCATTGGGACAGAGTGAGGTTACTAAAAGAAATATTGTAATTAAAGCAAATTCCTATAGAGATCAACTTACTAATAAGCAAAAATACATTGAAATTCAAAAAGAGAATATTGCAAATAAAAAACTTTTGATGGATATGGGGAAGATCGCCTATGATTCTCAAAAGATTGGTTTGTTTGAATACCTGGCTTATCAAAATTCTTATATGGACTCTCTTATCGGGTTAGCTGATGCTAAGCTTGATTATATTGATACGACTGCCTTATTAGAAGAAACTTTGGGTGAGACTTTGACAAATATAGGAGAAAAATAA
- the glyS gene encoding glycine--tRNA ligase subunit beta — MDTKNLLVEILVEELPAIPFLKEFPNIARKWQESALNYDLKSNPTLFYTPRRIVVLDNFFPAKTQEKKEEFFGPPVGIGYIDGDITKGLSKAGESFCRKCQGDPKELSRVIKGDKEVLYFSKQKQGVFAQDVLGQIVLGFIESLNFGKSMRWGSLSESFIRPIRNICVFFGTQNVPIKAYGFEGKGATKVHTNVSFEWIKITSIPQYLQTLQEGFVILSQEERRKKILDEIAQIEKIKNIQVEIDGDLLDEIVSITEYPSALYGEFEERFLELPQEVIITSMKENQRYFAVRKNGMLHHGFIVISNATTSDTSKIVSGNQKVLRARLDDAMFFYHNDLKVGLDPERLREISFVEGLGSMSDKVVREKKIALYLTQKYQAILNLPLAKEMMEETLSIAKADLMSEMVYEFPELQGLMGYYYAKAEGRDMRICTAIKEQYLPNKEESLLPTELFGAIVAMANKLDSIFALFSIGKIPTGSRDPFALRRASSGVIKIILDRNIAFDLDKDLRNLYEIGGYASLDISKIRDFFIERLEGILMLNPSILRSVLGSHEYDVGAIIAKARALNNFFEKSDKEAFISTFRRVANITKDMQSVQQINTNLLRLPQELQLYQAYKEIFHKIFDNIEEKIQALFSLKKPLDDFFLNVMVNDTHKDIRENRKNLIFNIYQKFLEVGDIKEIAF, encoded by the coding sequence TTGGATACAAAAAATTTATTGGTAGAAATTCTTGTTGAAGAACTCCCTGCTATTCCATTTTTGAAAGAATTTCCAAATATCGCACGCAAATGGCAAGAGAGTGCTTTAAATTATGATTTGAAAAGTAATCCTACTCTATTTTATACACCTAGACGTATCGTGGTGCTGGATAATTTTTTTCCGGCAAAAACACAAGAAAAAAAAGAAGAATTTTTTGGACCTCCTGTTGGTATTGGCTATATTGATGGGGATATAACAAAGGGTTTGAGTAAGGCAGGAGAGAGTTTTTGTAGAAAATGCCAAGGAGATCCTAAAGAATTAAGTAGAGTTATAAAAGGGGATAAAGAGGTTTTGTATTTTTCCAAACAAAAACAGGGGGTTTTTGCTCAAGATGTTTTGGGACAAATTGTGTTGGGATTTATTGAAAGTTTGAATTTTGGAAAATCAATGCGTTGGGGATCATTATCAGAGAGTTTTATACGACCTATTAGAAATATTTGTGTATTTTTTGGAACACAAAATGTCCCTATAAAAGCCTATGGTTTTGAAGGGAAAGGGGCTACAAAAGTCCATACAAATGTGAGTTTTGAATGGATAAAAATAACAAGCATTCCTCAATATCTCCAAACTCTTCAAGAAGGATTTGTTATCCTCTCTCAAGAAGAACGTAGAAAAAAAATTCTTGATGAAATAGCCCAAATTGAAAAAATCAAAAATATTCAAGTTGAAATTGATGGAGATCTTCTTGATGAGATTGTGAGTATTACAGAGTATCCAAGTGCGCTGTATGGAGAATTTGAAGAAAGATTCTTAGAGCTTCCCCAAGAAGTTATTATCACATCAATGAAAGAAAATCAACGCTATTTTGCTGTGCGTAAAAATGGTATGCTCCATCATGGATTTATTGTGATAAGCAATGCCACAACATCAGATACAAGTAAAATTGTTTCAGGGAATCAAAAAGTTCTTAGGGCTCGTCTTGATGATGCAATGTTTTTTTATCATAATGATTTAAAAGTGGGTCTTGATCCTGAGAGATTAAGGGAAATTAGCTTTGTTGAGGGACTGGGAAGTATGAGTGATAAGGTCGTGCGTGAAAAGAAAATTGCACTCTACCTCACTCAAAAATACCAAGCAATCCTCAATCTTCCTTTAGCCAAAGAAATGATGGAGGAAACACTCAGTATCGCCAAGGCAGATTTAATGAGCGAAATGGTGTATGAATTTCCTGAACTTCAAGGGCTTATGGGGTATTATTATGCTAAGGCAGAAGGCAGAGATATGCGTATTTGCACAGCTATTAAAGAGCAATATTTGCCAAATAAAGAAGAATCTTTATTGCCTACAGAATTATTTGGAGCCATTGTAGCCATGGCAAATAAGCTTGATAGCATTTTTGCGCTTTTTAGTATTGGCAAAATCCCTACCGGCTCCAGAGATCCTTTTGCACTTAGACGTGCAAGCAGTGGGGTAATAAAAATTATTTTAGATAGAAATATTGCATTTGATTTGGATAAAGATTTAAGAAACCTTTATGAGATAGGAGGGTATGCATCTTTAGATATCAGTAAGATTAGAGATTTTTTTATAGAACGTCTTGAGGGGATCTTGATGCTTAATCCTTCTATTTTAAGAAGTGTATTGGGTAGTCATGAATATGATGTAGGGGCAATCATAGCTAAAGCTAGAGCTTTAAATAATTTTTTTGAGAAATCAGATAAAGAAGCTTTTATTAGCACATTTAGACGGGTTGCCAATATTACAAAAGATATGCAATCTGTTCAACAAATCAATACAAATCTCTTAAGATTACCTCAAGAATTACAACTTTATCAAGCTTATAAAGAAATTTTTCATAAAATATTTGATAATATTGAAGAAAAAATTCAAGCATTATTTTCACTTAAGAAGCCCCTGGATGATTTTTTTCTAAATGTGATGGTTAATGACACTCATAAAGACATTAGAGAAAATCGTAAAAATTTGATTTTTAATATTTATCAAAAATTTTTAGAAGTGGGGGATATTAAAGAAATTGCGTTTTAA
- the xseA gene encoding exodeoxyribonuclease VII large subunit, with protein MDSRIVSVSEVNSQIKSLMETTFLNISVEGEISNLTKHTSGHIYFSLKDENSAIKCVMFKGNTSSLKFDLQRGQKIVVHGGLSVYIPRGEYQIICKNIQPSGIGALSLAYDQLKKKLQDKGYFDKDNKKELPLFPKKIALLTSSTGAALQDMLRVGTNRWGLVKMVVINTLVQGEGAKDDIVKNIQYADSFYGSPEAFDIIVIARGGGSMEDLWAFNEEILADAIFKAKTPIVSAIGHEVDFVISDFVADLRAPTPSACMEMILPDREEWLMRLDEIENLLYSQMQNIFYQKQHHLKILHDGLKQVSYEAKFEKNIHEILELKNYLNKSFQNILYAKSQTLSSLHFDSVMEYFFLIKIKLLKELQLLIEGKNPKNFISSGYAQILHEGKISPLSSLQKDDVIELIDTNIQLNAQIL; from the coding sequence ATGGATTCCAGGATTGTCAGTGTAAGTGAAGTGAATTCTCAAATTAAATCACTGATGGAAACTACATTTTTGAATATAAGTGTAGAAGGAGAAATTAGCAACCTGACTAAGCATACAAGCGGGCATATTTATTTTAGCCTTAAAGATGAAAACTCTGCAATTAAATGCGTAATGTTTAAAGGAAATACAAGTAGCTTAAAATTTGATCTTCAAAGAGGGCAAAAAATCGTTGTTCATGGTGGATTGAGTGTTTATATCCCCAGAGGAGAATATCAAATTATTTGCAAAAATATCCAACCAAGCGGTATAGGAGCATTAAGTCTGGCTTATGATCAACTTAAAAAAAAGTTGCAAGATAAAGGCTATTTTGATAAAGATAATAAAAAAGAACTTCCCTTATTTCCCAAAAAAATTGCTTTATTGACTTCAAGTACAGGGGCAGCCCTACAAGATATGTTGCGTGTGGGAACAAATCGATGGGGATTGGTCAAAATGGTCGTTATCAATACTTTGGTACAAGGGGAAGGGGCAAAGGATGATATTGTTAAAAATATCCAATATGCAGATAGTTTTTATGGGAGTCCTGAAGCCTTTGATATAATTGTTATTGCCAGAGGCGGGGGGAGTATGGAGGACTTATGGGCGTTTAATGAAGAAATACTTGCAGATGCTATTTTTAAAGCCAAAACTCCAATTGTTTCAGCGATCGGTCATGAGGTTGATTTTGTAATAAGTGATTTTGTTGCAGATTTGCGAGCGCCTACGCCTTCAGCTTGTATGGAAATGATTTTGCCCGATAGAGAAGAATGGCTTATGCGTCTGGATGAGATAGAAAATCTATTGTATTCTCAAATGCAAAATATTTTTTATCAAAAACAACATCATCTTAAAATACTTCATGATGGGCTTAAGCAAGTGAGTTATGAAGCAAAATTTGAAAAAAATATTCATGAGATTCTTGAATTAAAAAATTATCTCAATAAGAGTTTTCAAAATATTTTATATGCAAAATCTCAAACTCTTTCGTCCTTGCATTTTGATTCTGTCATGGAATATTTCTTTTTGATAAAGATAAAATTACTTAAAGAATTACAGCTACTCATTGAGGGGAAAAATCCAAAGAATTTCATCTCTTCCGGATATGCCCAAATTTTACATGAAGGTAAAATTAGCCCTCTCTCATCTCTGCAAAAAGATGATGTCATTGAGCTTATAGACACGAATATACAACTCAATGCTCAAATTCTTTAA
- the rseP gene encoding RIP metalloprotease RseP, protein MWLILALLILSFLVFFHELGHFLVAKIFGVHVEVFSIGFGKKILSKTYGGTQYAISIIPLGGYVKLKGQDDANPLAFNGDKNSYSTKNHFQKISILLAGPVFNFVLAFLIYVSVGILGQKAILPIVGGVQPNMPAAKSLLNENDFILSVNDKKVKTWQELNQAIMDAKGNIHIVFQRNGKIMDTKIVPKIMESKNIFGEKIQRNFIGIVSKGEIGIISYDFFDSIVYAYHQTFQASKMILEGIEKMISGIVSVSEVGGVISILSFISQASQNGMVTLLILVALISVNLGVLNLLPIPALDGGQILFNLYELFTRRKISENSLYYLTIFGWILLIGLMGLGIYNDIHRLVMQ, encoded by the coding sequence ATGTGGCTGATTTTAGCGCTTCTTATTTTGTCTTTTTTGGTATTTTTTCATGAGTTGGGGCATTTTTTGGTCGCCAAAATCTTTGGCGTTCATGTTGAGGTTTTTAGCATAGGTTTTGGCAAAAAAATTTTGAGTAAGACTTATGGAGGCACTCAATATGCTATCTCTATAATCCCACTTGGAGGTTATGTAAAATTAAAAGGGCAAGATGATGCCAATCCATTGGCATTCAATGGCGACAAAAACAGCTATAGCACAAAAAATCATTTTCAAAAAATATCTATTCTTTTAGCAGGTCCTGTTTTTAACTTTGTTTTGGCTTTTTTGATTTATGTAAGCGTTGGGATACTTGGACAAAAAGCAATATTACCTATCGTAGGAGGAGTCCAACCAAATATGCCTGCTGCTAAGAGTTTGTTAAATGAAAATGATTTTATTTTGTCTGTGAATGACAAAAAAGTCAAAACTTGGCAAGAATTAAATCAGGCAATTATGGATGCAAAAGGAAATATCCATATTGTTTTTCAAAGAAATGGGAAAATAATGGACACAAAGATTGTGCCTAAAATTATGGAATCTAAAAATATTTTTGGAGAAAAAATTCAAAGAAATTTCATCGGTATTGTGTCTAAAGGCGAGATAGGAATTATAAGCTATGATTTTTTTGACTCTATTGTTTATGCTTATCATCAAACATTTCAAGCAAGCAAAATGATTTTAGAAGGTATCGAAAAAATGATTTCCGGTATTGTGTCTGTAAGTGAGGTAGGTGGGGTGATCAGCATTTTAAGCTTCATCTCACAAGCATCTCAAAACGGTATGGTTACGCTGTTGATTTTGGTGGCACTAATATCAGTAAATTTAGGAGTTTTGAATTTATTGCCTATCCCTGCTCTTGATGGAGGGCAGATTTTGTTTAATCTTTATGAACTCTTCACAAGAAGAAAAATCTCTGAAAATAGCCTTTATTACTTGACAATTTTTGGGTGGATCTTATTGATTGGGCTCATGGGGTTAGGGATTTATAATGATATTCATCGTTTGGTAATGCAGTAA